Proteins encoded together in one Quercus lobata isolate SW786 chromosome 3, ValleyOak3.0 Primary Assembly, whole genome shotgun sequence window:
- the LOC115979503 gene encoding TMV resistance protein N-like, protein MALLTSKQAFSSSFTQQCKYDVFLSFRGEDTRNGFTSNLNGILRHNGISTFMDDELQRGEKISTELFEAIESSKISIIVFSKNYVTSTWCLDELVKILECKKKGQVVFTVFYKVNPSEVRSQKGKFGEALAKHEESFKYDMNKVQIWRAALNEAGNLSGWHYKNDLPQFTFIQEIFEGISSAKLNCSQVFVVKYPIGIDSRVEEISWCLDIKSNDVRMLVIHGLPGIGKTTIAKAIFNLIAYRFEGSSFLEGVRESSKTNDGVLQLQEALYYEILGGRNLKVHGVSKRIKVIMEKLHHKKILLILDDVDKLVQVENLLGKCNWFASGSRIIITTREKKLLSTLREDCHLIYYKVRELNEHESHELFCHMHSKETSLQKIIWSSYTNL, encoded by the exons ATGGCTCTTCTAACCAGCAAACAAGccttctcttcctcttttaCCCAACAATGCAAATATGACGTGTTCTTGAGTTTCAGAGGAGAAGATACCCGAAACGGTTTTACTAGCAATTTAAACGGTATTTTGCGTCATAATGGTATTAGCACCTTCATGGATGATGAGCTccaaagaggagagaaaatTTCCACTGAACTTTTCGAAGCTATTGAAAGTTCAAAGATTTCGATAATTGTATTCTCTAAAAACTATGTGACTTCCACTTGGTGTTTGGATGAActtgtcaaaattcttgagtGTAAAAAGAAAGGCCAAGTGGTGTTTACGGTTTTTTACAAGGTGAATCCTTCAGAAGTACGTAGCCAAAAAGGAAAGTTTGGAGAAGCGTTGGCAAAACATGAAGAAAGTTTCAAGTATGACATGAACAAGGTGCAAATATGGAGAGCCGCTCTAAATGAAGCCGGCAATTTATCTGGTTGGCATTACAAAAATGA CCTCCCTCAATTTACGTTTATCCAAGAAATTTTTGAAGGGATCTCAAGTGCTAAATTAAATTGTTCGCAAGTATTTGTTGTTAAATACCCAATTGGAATAGACTCTCGCGTAGAGGAAATAAGTTGGTGCTTAGATATTAAGTCAAACGATGTTCGCATGTTAGTGATCCATGGTCTTCCTGGAATAGGTAAGACAACAATTGCAAAAGCTATTTTTAACTTAATTGCATATCGTTTTGAAGGAAGTAGCTTTCTAGAGGGTGTTAGAGAAAGCTCAAAAACAAATGATGGTGTACTCCAACTACAAGAGGCACTTTATTATGAGATCTTAGGGGGTAGAAATTTGAAAGTGCATGGTGTATCTAAAAGAATCAAAGTGATAATGGAAAAGCTTCACcacaaaaaaattcttttaattctaGATGATGTGGACAAATTAGTCCAAGTAGAAAATTTGCTTGGAAAATGCAATTGGTTTGCTTCTGGAAGTAGAATTATTATCACGACAAGGGAGAAAAAGTTGCTATCTACTCTACGAGAagattgtcatttaatttacTATAAGGTTAGGGAATTAAATGAACATGAATCTCATGAACTCTTTTGTCACATGCATTCAAAAGAAACAAGCCTACAAAAGATTATTTGGAGCTCGTACACCAATTTATAG
- the LOC115982586 gene encoding replication protein A 70 kDa DNA-binding subunit B-like isoform X2, whose amino-acid sequence MASLRTSSFSFTQHCKYDVFLSFRGEDTRSVFISNLNGFLCDKGINTFMDEKLPIGEEIPAELLEAIESSRVSIVVFSKNYASSTWCLDELVKILKCKKKGQFVLPIFYEINPSVVRRQKRKFGKALVKHEQEFDMNKVQIWRVALEKAGKLRGRHYKKGYPQYQFIQEIFEDISPFVGKMKDDYSLLHELNGNKKNWKIKARVTRLWDVYNFKNEDFMSLDMVLLDEQGNHIHARIKDAFVHQFKESLQAGNIYYIKNFGVIPYQNDYKIVTNEHMINFCATTIVKRAGSDDLSIPEYKFEFVPFEHLSGRCDKNVHLTDVIGRVSTIFPVYEKDKNGKPLKRRIVEIEDKRKRKIQITLWGDLAESITEDVCMERSKSTILIITSTTVKSFINRLSLSSTSATKVYIDLDNQKNYIHWDFDEVVKNKRTIHEIIKFLEQSKSQKAIFYCMAVVKKVNAANGWHYISCTDCPKKAKTIRSTFWCESCKNEFSSPTIRYRLELHVKDESGSTIFVVFDKEAEKIVRIPATQVYTTEIKDEDDDEEDVVPKPIKNLLGKTYMFQIKINPKQLIKKKKINPKQNFTAIHVFEDHAYKQLHHEQKEKNQILPLKRGIDVDVEIEREVPKAKRNGKLTESEASANEEEDVDDKNEEKEKCRERRI is encoded by the exons ATGGCTTCTCTGAGAacctcttctttctctttcaccCAACACTGTAAATATGATGTGTTCTTGAGTTTCAGAGGAGAAGATACTCGCAGTGTTTTTATTAGCAATTTGAATGGATTTTTGTGTGATAAAGGAATTAACACTTTTATGGATGAAAAGCTTCCAATAGGAGAAGAAATTCCTGCAGAACTTCTAGAAGCCATTGAAAGTTCAAGAGTTTCTATAGTTGTATTTTCCAAAAACTACGCATCTTCTACGTGGTGTTTGGATGAGCTTGTCAAAATCCTTAAGTGTAAGAAGAAGGGTCAATTTGTGCTACCAATTTTTTATGAGATAAATCCATCAGTAGTGCGTAGGCAAAAGAGAAAGTTTGGTAAAGCATTGGTAAAGCATGAACAAGAATTCGACATGAACAAGGTGCAAATATGGAGGGTAGCTCTAGAAAAAGCTGGCAAGTTACGCGGTAGGCATTACAAAAAAGG CTATCCTCAATATCAATTTATCCAAGAAATTTTTGAAGACATATCTCCATTTGTTG GTAAGATGAAAGATGATTATAGCTTACTTCATGAGCTCAATGGTAACAAAAAGAATTGGAAGATTAAGGCTCGAGTCACACGACTATGGGATGTCTACAATTTCAAGAACGAAGATTTTATGAGCTTGGATATGGTCTTGCTAGATGAACAG GGCAATCACATACATGCAAGGATCAAGGATGCATTTGTTCATCAATTCAAGGAATCATTACAAGCAGGCAACATCTATTACATAAAGAATTTTGGTGTTATTCCTTACCAGAATGATTACAAAATAGTCACCAACGAACATATGATCAACTTCTGTGCAACAACAATAGTTAAACGAGCAGGATCAGATGATCTTTCAATCCCagaatataaatttgaatttgttccATTTGAACATTTGAGTGGTCGGTGTGACAAAAATGTCCACTTAACAG ATGTTATTGGAAGAGTGTCAACCATTTTCCCTGTGTATGAGAAGGACAAAAATGGAAAGCCATTGAAGAGAAGGATCGTTGAGATTGAAGACAAAAG GAAACGTAAAATTCAGATTACATTGTGGGGAGACCTTGCAGAAAGTATCACAGAAGATGTATGCATGGAAAGATCAAAATCAACTATTTTGATAATTACTTCAACAACTGTGAAATCATTCATAA ACCGACTTTCATTGTCCTCCACCTCTGCAACAAAGGTTTACATCGACTTGGATAATCAGAAGAATTACATCCACTGGGATTTTGACGAAGTGGTAAAAAACAAGAGGACAATACacgaaattataaaatttcttgagCAATCAAAATCCCAG AAAGCGATTTTCTATTGTATGGCTGTTGTGAAAAAAGTAAATGCTGCAAATGGATGGCATTATATTTCATGCACTGATTGTCCTAAAAAGGCTAAAACAATTAGATCTACATTTTGGTGTGAAAGTTGCAAGAATGAATTTTCTTCTCCAACAATAAG GTACAGATTAGAATTACATGTCAAGGATGAAAGTGGCAGCACAATATTTGTGGTATTTGACAAGGAAGCAGAGAAAATTGTTCGTATTCCTGCTACACAAGTCTATACTACAGAAATAAAG gatgaggatgatgatgaggaggatGTTGTTCCAAAGCCAATAAAGAATTTACTTGGAAAAACATACATGTTCCAGataaaaatcaatccaaaacaacttataaaaaaaaaaaaaatcaatccaaaacaaaatttcacaGCCATTCACGTGTTTGAAGATCATGCGTATAAGCAGTTGCATCATGAACAG AAGGAGAAAAATCAGATTCTTCCCCTGAAACGAGGCATTGATGTGGATGTTGAAATTGAAAGAGAAGTTCCTAAAGCTAAAAGAAATGGAAA GTTGACTGAGTCTGAGGCAAGTGCTAATGAAGAAGAGGATGTTGATGACAAAaacgaagaaaaagaaaaatgtagagAAAGAAGAATCTAA
- the LOC115982586 gene encoding replication protein A 70 kDa DNA-binding subunit D-like isoform X3, translated as MASLRTSSFSFTQHCKYDVFLSFRGEDTRSVFISNLNGFLCDKGINTFMDEKLPIGEEIPAELLEAIESSRVSIVVFSKNYASSTWCLDELVKILKCKKKGQFVLPIFYEINPSVVRRQKRKFGKALVKHEQEFDMNKVQIWRVALEKAGKLRGRHYKKGYPQYQFIQEIFEDISPFVAYTFNIGKMKDDYSLLHELNGNKKNWKIKARVTRLWDVYNFKNEDFMSLDMVLLDEQGNHIHARIKDAFVHQFKESLQAGNIYYIKNFGVIPYQNDYKIVTNEHMINFCATTIVKRAGSDDLSIPEYKFEFVPFEHLSGRCDKNVHLTDVIGRVSTIFPVYEKDKNGKPLKRRIVEIEDKRKRKIQITLWGDLAESITEDVCMERSKSTILIITSTTVKSFINRLSLSSTSATKVYIDLDNQKNYIHWDFDEVVKNKRTIHEIIKFLEQSKSQAKTIRSTFWCESCKNEFSSPTIRYRLELHVKDESGSTIFVVFDKEAEKIVRIPATQVYTTEIKDEDDDEEDVVPKPIKNLLGKTYMFQIKINPKQLIKKKKINPKQNFTAIHVFEDHAYKQLHHEQKEKNQILPLKRGIDVDVEIEREVPKAKRNGKLTESEASANEEEDVDDKNEEKEKCRERRI; from the exons ATGGCTTCTCTGAGAacctcttctttctctttcaccCAACACTGTAAATATGATGTGTTCTTGAGTTTCAGAGGAGAAGATACTCGCAGTGTTTTTATTAGCAATTTGAATGGATTTTTGTGTGATAAAGGAATTAACACTTTTATGGATGAAAAGCTTCCAATAGGAGAAGAAATTCCTGCAGAACTTCTAGAAGCCATTGAAAGTTCAAGAGTTTCTATAGTTGTATTTTCCAAAAACTACGCATCTTCTACGTGGTGTTTGGATGAGCTTGTCAAAATCCTTAAGTGTAAGAAGAAGGGTCAATTTGTGCTACCAATTTTTTATGAGATAAATCCATCAGTAGTGCGTAGGCAAAAGAGAAAGTTTGGTAAAGCATTGGTAAAGCATGAACAAGAATTCGACATGAACAAGGTGCAAATATGGAGGGTAGCTCTAGAAAAAGCTGGCAAGTTACGCGGTAGGCATTACAAAAAAGG CTATCCTCAATATCAATTTATCCAAGAAATTTTTGAAGACATATCTCCATTTGTTG CCTATACCTTCAATATAGGTAAGATGAAAGATGATTATAGCTTACTTCATGAGCTCAATGGTAACAAAAAGAATTGGAAGATTAAGGCTCGAGTCACACGACTATGGGATGTCTACAATTTCAAGAACGAAGATTTTATGAGCTTGGATATGGTCTTGCTAGATGAACAG GGCAATCACATACATGCAAGGATCAAGGATGCATTTGTTCATCAATTCAAGGAATCATTACAAGCAGGCAACATCTATTACATAAAGAATTTTGGTGTTATTCCTTACCAGAATGATTACAAAATAGTCACCAACGAACATATGATCAACTTCTGTGCAACAACAATAGTTAAACGAGCAGGATCAGATGATCTTTCAATCCCagaatataaatttgaatttgttccATTTGAACATTTGAGTGGTCGGTGTGACAAAAATGTCCACTTAACAG ATGTTATTGGAAGAGTGTCAACCATTTTCCCTGTGTATGAGAAGGACAAAAATGGAAAGCCATTGAAGAGAAGGATCGTTGAGATTGAAGACAAAAG GAAACGTAAAATTCAGATTACATTGTGGGGAGACCTTGCAGAAAGTATCACAGAAGATGTATGCATGGAAAGATCAAAATCAACTATTTTGATAATTACTTCAACAACTGTGAAATCATTCATAA ACCGACTTTCATTGTCCTCCACCTCTGCAACAAAGGTTTACATCGACTTGGATAATCAGAAGAATTACATCCACTGGGATTTTGACGAAGTGGTAAAAAACAAGAGGACAATACacgaaattataaaatttcttgagCAATCAAAATCCCAG GCTAAAACAATTAGATCTACATTTTGGTGTGAAAGTTGCAAGAATGAATTTTCTTCTCCAACAATAAG GTACAGATTAGAATTACATGTCAAGGATGAAAGTGGCAGCACAATATTTGTGGTATTTGACAAGGAAGCAGAGAAAATTGTTCGTATTCCTGCTACACAAGTCTATACTACAGAAATAAAG gatgaggatgatgatgaggaggatGTTGTTCCAAAGCCAATAAAGAATTTACTTGGAAAAACATACATGTTCCAGataaaaatcaatccaaaacaacttataaaaaaaaaaaaaatcaatccaaaacaaaatttcacaGCCATTCACGTGTTTGAAGATCATGCGTATAAGCAGTTGCATCATGAACAG AAGGAGAAAAATCAGATTCTTCCCCTGAAACGAGGCATTGATGTGGATGTTGAAATTGAAAGAGAAGTTCCTAAAGCTAAAAGAAATGGAAA GTTGACTGAGTCTGAGGCAAGTGCTAATGAAGAAGAGGATGTTGATGACAAAaacgaagaaaaagaaaaatgtagagAAAGAAGAATCTAA
- the LOC115982586 gene encoding replication protein A 70 kDa DNA-binding subunit B-like isoform X1, whose translation MASLRTSSFSFTQHCKYDVFLSFRGEDTRSVFISNLNGFLCDKGINTFMDEKLPIGEEIPAELLEAIESSRVSIVVFSKNYASSTWCLDELVKILKCKKKGQFVLPIFYEINPSVVRRQKRKFGKALVKHEQEFDMNKVQIWRVALEKAGKLRGRHYKKGYPQYQFIQEIFEDISPFVAYTFNIGKMKDDYSLLHELNGNKKNWKIKARVTRLWDVYNFKNEDFMSLDMVLLDEQGNHIHARIKDAFVHQFKESLQAGNIYYIKNFGVIPYQNDYKIVTNEHMINFCATTIVKRAGSDDLSIPEYKFEFVPFEHLSGRCDKNVHLTDVIGRVSTIFPVYEKDKNGKPLKRRIVEIEDKRKRKIQITLWGDLAESITEDVCMERSKSTILIITSTTVKSFINRLSLSSTSATKVYIDLDNQKNYIHWDFDEVVKNKRTIHEIIKFLEQSKSQKAIFYCMAVVKKVNAANGWHYISCTDCPKKAKTIRSTFWCESCKNEFSSPTIRYRLELHVKDESGSTIFVVFDKEAEKIVRIPATQVYTTEIKDEDDDEEDVVPKPIKNLLGKTYMFQIKINPKQLIKKKKINPKQNFTAIHVFEDHAYKQLHHEQKEKNQILPLKRGIDVDVEIEREVPKAKRNGKLTESEASANEEEDVDDKNEEKEKCRERRI comes from the exons ATGGCTTCTCTGAGAacctcttctttctctttcaccCAACACTGTAAATATGATGTGTTCTTGAGTTTCAGAGGAGAAGATACTCGCAGTGTTTTTATTAGCAATTTGAATGGATTTTTGTGTGATAAAGGAATTAACACTTTTATGGATGAAAAGCTTCCAATAGGAGAAGAAATTCCTGCAGAACTTCTAGAAGCCATTGAAAGTTCAAGAGTTTCTATAGTTGTATTTTCCAAAAACTACGCATCTTCTACGTGGTGTTTGGATGAGCTTGTCAAAATCCTTAAGTGTAAGAAGAAGGGTCAATTTGTGCTACCAATTTTTTATGAGATAAATCCATCAGTAGTGCGTAGGCAAAAGAGAAAGTTTGGTAAAGCATTGGTAAAGCATGAACAAGAATTCGACATGAACAAGGTGCAAATATGGAGGGTAGCTCTAGAAAAAGCTGGCAAGTTACGCGGTAGGCATTACAAAAAAGG CTATCCTCAATATCAATTTATCCAAGAAATTTTTGAAGACATATCTCCATTTGTTG CCTATACCTTCAATATAGGTAAGATGAAAGATGATTATAGCTTACTTCATGAGCTCAATGGTAACAAAAAGAATTGGAAGATTAAGGCTCGAGTCACACGACTATGGGATGTCTACAATTTCAAGAACGAAGATTTTATGAGCTTGGATATGGTCTTGCTAGATGAACAG GGCAATCACATACATGCAAGGATCAAGGATGCATTTGTTCATCAATTCAAGGAATCATTACAAGCAGGCAACATCTATTACATAAAGAATTTTGGTGTTATTCCTTACCAGAATGATTACAAAATAGTCACCAACGAACATATGATCAACTTCTGTGCAACAACAATAGTTAAACGAGCAGGATCAGATGATCTTTCAATCCCagaatataaatttgaatttgttccATTTGAACATTTGAGTGGTCGGTGTGACAAAAATGTCCACTTAACAG ATGTTATTGGAAGAGTGTCAACCATTTTCCCTGTGTATGAGAAGGACAAAAATGGAAAGCCATTGAAGAGAAGGATCGTTGAGATTGAAGACAAAAG GAAACGTAAAATTCAGATTACATTGTGGGGAGACCTTGCAGAAAGTATCACAGAAGATGTATGCATGGAAAGATCAAAATCAACTATTTTGATAATTACTTCAACAACTGTGAAATCATTCATAA ACCGACTTTCATTGTCCTCCACCTCTGCAACAAAGGTTTACATCGACTTGGATAATCAGAAGAATTACATCCACTGGGATTTTGACGAAGTGGTAAAAAACAAGAGGACAATACacgaaattataaaatttcttgagCAATCAAAATCCCAG AAAGCGATTTTCTATTGTATGGCTGTTGTGAAAAAAGTAAATGCTGCAAATGGATGGCATTATATTTCATGCACTGATTGTCCTAAAAAGGCTAAAACAATTAGATCTACATTTTGGTGTGAAAGTTGCAAGAATGAATTTTCTTCTCCAACAATAAG GTACAGATTAGAATTACATGTCAAGGATGAAAGTGGCAGCACAATATTTGTGGTATTTGACAAGGAAGCAGAGAAAATTGTTCGTATTCCTGCTACACAAGTCTATACTACAGAAATAAAG gatgaggatgatgatgaggaggatGTTGTTCCAAAGCCAATAAAGAATTTACTTGGAAAAACATACATGTTCCAGataaaaatcaatccaaaacaacttataaaaaaaaaaaaaatcaatccaaaacaaaatttcacaGCCATTCACGTGTTTGAAGATCATGCGTATAAGCAGTTGCATCATGAACAG AAGGAGAAAAATCAGATTCTTCCCCTGAAACGAGGCATTGATGTGGATGTTGAAATTGAAAGAGAAGTTCCTAAAGCTAAAAGAAATGGAAA GTTGACTGAGTCTGAGGCAAGTGCTAATGAAGAAGAGGATGTTGATGACAAAaacgaagaaaaagaaaaatgtagagAAAGAAGAATCTAA
- the LOC115980633 gene encoding uncharacterized protein LOC115980633: MNILIWNSRGALKPSFQTDIHELARRHNPAILVVMETKLGGSKAKEVSDRLPFDGAILTETIGFTGGLWLLWNEDQVEIQELAKTEQEIHIEVKVRASNLSWIFSAIYASPRSEKGCILWNNLSKVADLHNKPWIMAGDFNKPLVQEDQFGGRGVSVNRSLAFKDCLDFCNMVDMGFSGPRYTWTNKQDINNLILERIDRFFMNPDWCVLYPEVKVSHLPRFHSDHCPVLMETCPGRAVRLNRDRNFAESIEVFAKEATIWNRDHFGNIHQKKRRILARIYGAQKALSISPSSSLISLESHLQKDLERDRNTSFYHVSALARRKRNHISSIKDERGLWLTEEREVMDHFRSGFVSLYTTSIEVVSQATSHDGSWQVLLPEQAKEAIGALVTPEEIKDALWSMKPFKAPGPDGLHAGFSPTLLACCWGFCQGGS; this comes from the exons atgaatattttaatttggaacaGTAGAGGAGCCTTAAAACCTTCTTTTCAGACTGATATTCATGAGTTAGCTCGTAGACATAATCCTGCTATTCTTGTTGTGATGGAGACTAAGTTGGGTGGTAGCAAAGCCAAGGAAGTCTCAGATAGATTGCCATTTGATGGAGCCATTCTTACAGAGACGATTGGTTTCACCGGTGGATTGTGGTTGCTGTGGAACGAGGACCAAGTGGAGATTCAGGAGCTTGCAAAAACAGAGCAGGAAATCCACATAGAAGTAAAGGTACGTGCCTCAAACCTCTCTTGGATTTTCTCTGCCATTTATGCTAGTCCCAGAAGTGAGAAGGGATGTATTCTTTGGAACAATTTATCTAAGGTAGCAGATTTGCATAATAAGCCATGGATTATGGCGGGGGATTTTAATAAGCCTCTTGTTCAAGAGGATCAATTTGGTGGCAGGGGGGTTAGTGTTAATCGGTCTTTGGCCTTCAAAGATTGCTTAGATTTTTGCAACATGGTGGATATGGGATTTTCTGGTCCAAGGTATACCTGGACTAATAAACAGGACATTAACAATCTCATTTTGGAGAGGATTGACAGATTTTTCATGAACCCGGATTGGTGTGTTCTCTATCCGGAAGTGAAAGTTTCCCATCTTCCCCGTTTTCACTCTGACCATTGCCCGGTTCTAATGGAGACTTGTCCTGGTAGAGCGGTTCGGCTTAACAG AGATAGGAATTTCGCTGAGTCTATTGAGGTTTTCGCTAAGGAAGCTACTATTTGGAACAGGGACCATTTTGGGAATATCCAccagaaaaagagaagaatctTGGCTAGAAtctatggtgctcaaaaagcttTGTCCATTAGCCCTAGTTCATCCCTCATTAGTCTTGAAAGCCATTTACAGAAAGATTTGGAG AGAGACCGTAATACATCCTTTTATCATGTTTCTGCCCTAGCTAGAAGGAAAAGGAACCATATTTCCTCAATTAAAGATGAGAGGGGTTTGTGGTTAACTGAGGAGAGAGAAGTCATGGATCATTTTCGAAGTGGTTTTGTATCCCTGTACACTACTTCTATTGAGGTGGTCTCTCAGGCTACAAGTCATGATGGCTCTTGGCAAGTGCTGCTGCCCGAGCAAGCCAAGGAGGCTATTGGTGCCTTGGTCACCCCGGAGGAAATTAAAGATGCTTTATGGTCCATGAAACCTTTTAAGGCTCCAGGGCCGGATGGTCTTCATGCTGGTTTTTCTCCAACGCTTTTGGCTTGTtgttggggattttgtcaaggAGGAAGTTAG